The Thalassophryne amazonica chromosome 18, fThaAma1.1, whole genome shotgun sequence DNA window TGTGAAATTAAGAAAGAAGTAAGCACCATACAGGCGCTGAGGCCCACTGGAGCCACTACTGATCCATGGATACTGTTGCATGAAGTAAATGGGCATCTACAACTACCCACGGATAGGATGTCAGTCTGACACAAGTTACTTCCCTAtataaggctggtacccattgacATTTGGCTGGACTGGGTGAAGTAGCGAAGCCTCTGGTCCATAGACACACAGCATGACTGGAAACCACACCCAGATACAGTGTGATGTCCCACTGAgcaatctgtttgtttgttttttttggaggggtggggtggggggatgaGGAGCAGGAGGATGCGGGATGTGAATTATCAGTGATATTTCATGTCCTGCTAACATGGCATGAATGattcagctgagtggatccttgtcatttgattgtgctttgtatgtcacatgacatggattaatttgtcccatttatgttgcattgcatgtcacatgacatggattaatttgtcccatttatgttgcattgcatttagagtgcattttggttccatttagagtgcaaattttggtaccattgcactctgcaagcgtgcacacacatatatacatgcacTCACGTACACACACATAGCGCACACGCGCGAACGCACGCAcagaacaaatccactgcactgtaagctgtctggaagctgttagcaggaagttagaatgaaaagctgggctAATTtctctgattttatttatttatttatttttctgcactgaggaaatacacagtccTTTTTTTGGTAGTGCACGCACGGACAAGCGGTCTCTCTTGTGTGAGCGCACGCGGGACGACAGAAGCGAGACAAtttaattgagctaactgatggtgctagttcttgtaacacacacacactcacacaaaatccactccgctggatGCATGAAaacctgacatgatttttggctggactgaggaactacacaaagtctttttttcttcttcttcttctttttttttttttatggaagtccaaagtcgaTGCACAGACTACacattacaatttggactttagcagcagtggaacaccaaaatgtaagtcccttttctgtttctaaattaataaaatatcaaatgacaaggatctattttatccgttatataaaacaaataatgtttttacattagcttcattgaatggtttgttccagctttcacctcatgacatattcgtaccattgaactcataaacattcattatttgtataacatccATATTGCTTGGGATTCTCAAGCCCAGGGGTACTGACTGTGATGGTGTCTATCATGGAGCATTTTATACTTTGTGCTGAGGGCAATGTCTCTAAATTAATCTAAGTATTCTTTTATCTTTTTACATACATGTTGGATGTGGAATATCTTAATCTGTTTCATATTTTACGATGGCGCCCTGCACGGTAGCTCCAGCTTTGTTTGCTCATGTTGAATATTGTCACATACCGTCATTCCGTTTTGAAGATTAAAAATGAAAGTTGCATCAGTCATTATCTTGTCATTTCATGTTTATACTGCCCAGAAAGATGCCTGCCAGTAAAAGGTGTTTATATAAGTCACCCACAACCACTTTTTGCTTTTGTCGGTGGCTGCCTATGATTATGTTTCCAAGTGTGGCTCAGGCAGATTTTTGAATGCGCTAATTACTGAGTAATTACAGTGACATGGCAGTGCAGGCCTTGTTGGCTGTCAGTAAACTTGGCAGATGACTTGGCACAGTTCAGTCCTGTTGGTAGAGTGTAGACATGCAGCTGGCTAGTTTTCCTGCTGTCAGTTCTTTAACATTATTCGCTTTTGTCACAACATCTTGGCTGTAAAGGATAATTCAAGATTTTCAACTTGATGGGAAACTGTTCTAACTCTGCACTATTTGATTTGGTTGTCCCAGCAgagaaaatacaaccccaattccaatgaagttgggacgttgtgtaaaatgtaaataaaaacagaatacaatgatttgcaaatccctttcaacctatattcagttgaatacaccacaaagacaagatatttaatgttcaaactgataaactttattgtttttgtgcaaatatttgctcattttgaaatggatccctgcagcacatttcaaaaaagctgggacagtggtatgtttaccactgtgttacgtcacctttccttctaacaacactcaataagtgtttgggaactgaggacactaattgttgatgctttgtaggtggaattctttcacattcttgcttgatgtacaacttcagttgttcaacaatccagggtctccgttgtcgtattttgctcttcataatgcaccacacattttcaatgggcgacaggtctggactgcaggcaggccagtctagtacccacactcttttactatgaagccacgctggtgtaacacgtgcagaatgtggcttggcattgtcttgctgaaataagcagggacgtctctgaaaaagacattgcttggatggcagcatgtattgctccaaaacctggatgtacctttcagcattgatggtggtatcacagatgtgtaagttgcccatgccatgggcactaacacacccccataccatcacagatgctggcttttgaactttgcgctggtaacaatctggatggtctttttcctcttatgTCTGgaagacacgacatccatgatttccaaaaacaatttgaaatgtggactcatcagaccacagcacacttttccactttgcgtctgtccatttcaaatgagcttgggcccagagaagacggcagcgtttctggatgttgttgatgtatggcttttgctttgcatggtagagttttaacttgtacttgtagatgtaacagcaaactgtgttaactgagaatgggtcttcctgaagtgttcctgagcccacgcggtaagttcctttacacaatgatgccagtttttaatgcagtgctgcctgagggatcaaaggtcacgggcattcaatgttggttttccgtcttgccgcttacatgtagaaagttctccagattctctgaatcttcttattatattatggactgtagatgatggaatccttaaattccttgcaattgaatgttgagaaacattgttcttaaactgttggactattttttttttcatgcagttgttcacaaagtggtgatcctcaccccatctttgcttgtgaatggctgagccttttggggatgctccttttatacccattcatgacacGCACCTGTTTCCAAATAACGTTcttacctgtggaatgttccaaacaggtgttttttgagcatgcatcaactttcccagtcttttgttgcccctgtcccagcttttttgaaatgtgttgcaggcatccatttcaaatatttgcacaaaatgtctatcagtttgaacattaaatatcttgtctttgtggtgtattcaattgaatataggttgaagaggatttgcaaatcattgtattctgtttttatttacatttcacacaatgccccaacttcattggaacaggGGTTCTACAAACTGTTACACCGCAGCTTTACTTGTTGTTGTAAAATGTGTTTTCACTGTGCTTTGAagcttaattgtttttttttttgttttgttttttacttgctTGACGGGTTAGAAAATGTTAAAGATCAGGACACACCCGTCAGATATCCTCATGTTCTGTGActgcttttgagcacaactggctGTGCTGTCGTGCACTGTGACCTCGTAATCACACATCTTGTTTGCCATTGTTCTCTGTACTGAACAATACAATGAGCTCAGTCTGACTGCTGTTTTACTCTCATTACATCATTAACAGACCAGTTTGGCAGTTTATATGCTGTACTGTTGTCATTTTTGTGCATTTAACTGTTTAGATGTGGAGACAGTAGCTTTTGTTGGTGTCATGGAGAAATGTCAGCATGTTTGAAACATTTTACATGGCAAATGtaaagaaccttttttttttctgctgctgcCTCATGCCGTGCAAATAGAAAGCCTCAAGTTCTGTTAGTGCTGCTTGAATGGACTCAATGAATGGCTTGTATTGGCTCTCTGTGTGTGGGCCATGATGGTCCAGTGGCACGATCATACTGTCAGTCTACTGTATATTTTCTCTGTTTTGCCTTCAGGCTATGCAcatggtgaaaaaaaaatctcaaaagcagCTTTACAGAGCACAGTCAGAGATTTGTTTGGAAATGCTATATATAGGTTTCTATTCCTgaaaacaagtgtgtgtgtgtgtgtgtgtgtgtgtgtgtgtgtgtgtgtaataaacatatacacacagagaGATATATGCACTGCCCTCCCAAAGTATTGGAATAcatggtatttcatacattttgtttatgccatttccaatacagaaataaacatttccaaTATTGtctaaattcaaactgaaagcaaattaatttaaattaattaaaaatataaaagccaagatgatgggttgtataagtaatggaacgctttggtataacacctgtaaataatcagtttttttttttgccagttttcttcaggcaagtcatgggatggatacatgaacatttccaagtcactgcatGTGCCTTGGGAAAAAAACAAGATTCTGCGCcccaaacaacaaaaataaagaacaagaaccatttaATTATCGTCAACTTCATTTGTCAAGTTCACCGGAGAAAGAACAAGCCCTCGCTTCTCCTTCTTGGTTCCACTCAGCCTttcagtgaacaagttcacatcactctccgttttcctggtggtgttCTTGTTCTTATCTCTCTATATAAAGTCATGAttgtcctcttcactaacttcttgatgtctcacaacttcaatatgagactcaagttgtagaattctccctgctcgggaggctaaaactctctcaccttgatcagacatcttggttgaatgaaatgatctggatcctgtattaggatcctgcacttgtcaccagggtaataCAAATGGGTGCATGTCATTGGTGGGACTGAGAAATGGGATTTGATTCTCCATATCTGATTCTGGCTCTGCTGGCTCAAAAACGTAGGAGTTTGTAAATGCCAATTCTAGACGGAGCATTCGTTTTACATTGACGATGTGATGGTTTAAAGATTAGAGAGGTGGGTTTATAACCAGAGCTTTCTTAGTTGAGTTCCCTGTCAGACAGGAAACTTGCGTGAGGTCCTCTAAATTGCTCACGTTGTGCAGTTGAGTGTGTTGTATGGCAGCATGgtgatgctgtatgtgtgtgtatgttttgaacatttgcatgagttggaaaagtgctacagaagTGCTGTCCATTTAGCAGTTAGGCTAACATAGTGGTATTTAGTAGTTGAGAGAGTCGGCGTGATTGGCTGTGGTTTTAATGGAGTTTTAGTGTGGTTAACGGTCACAGCTCCAGAGTTTGAGAGCAGACTACATGGATTGTTTTGTTTCACAAATTTAAGATACTTggaggtgtttttgtttgtttaaattttGATGGAAGGTTATTTATACGGTTTTCTGTGCTGTGACAAATGCAGAACATATTTATTATTGCTTTCCAGGTTCCTAAAGTGCAAATTGAAACTCATTCCTGCAGTGGTTAAAAATGTTATTTCAGTCAACCCCAGTATTTGGGATGAAACTAACATAAATGTAAATAGAGGCTGCCCAGGTTTCATGTGTCATAGAAACACTGTTCCCCTCCTCCTTCAGAGCTGCTGACTCCACTGAGCTGCCACCATGGCCCTGGTTCAGGCTCTGCCCATCGCCAGTGACCACCAAAACCCAGGTCTCAGCGGAGGGGCCCGCAGGCGACACCCATCAACCTCCCCTCCACCCGCAGGTGCGTCATCCTCCGCTCTGGATCCTATGGGCTCGGTCAGCAGCATCATCGCCACTCGCCCTGGTGCTTATCACGAGCACCGCACAGGTGTTGAGCAGGGCACCAAGGTGCGACGGCACACTCCAGGTGCATCCAGCCTGGGCCGTGACTCACCCCAGGACTCTTTCCCGCAGAGCCACACCACACCAGTCAAGAAGCAGATCTCCACGTCATACAGCAGGGGGCTGGAGAAACGGTGTGGGAACAGAGAATATACGTATTTGAATCAAGACTATATCGAGGATTGGCCTGACAACCACGCAACACCTACCAGCCCGATAACGGATGTAAATGAGACGAGAGGAGGACTGGGGCTGAACGTGAACATGGACGGACCGCCACCTAAATTGGTCCCTGTGTCTGGAAAACTTGAAGAGGTCAGTcatttttactttaaaaaaaaaaagaaactaggggagctacgaccactacctttgcaccccccccccccccccccccaggaagaaaaaaaaaaaaaaaagacaaccctattttggcggccatcttggataactggcttgaggccagtttttatttttgggaacatcctgattgtgttttggggtcatctaaggaacctaaaaaagtttgtttggtttagtcctgggggagggggggggtgcaaaggtagtggtcgtagctcccctagtataaataaatacatttttggcACTTGCTGAACACGAATGCTTCTCAGAGTTCATCCTGTCTCACTTTCCTTCCACCCCTCCTCTGCCCCCCCCGGTCTCCTTAGAATATGGAGAAAACAGTGCTGAGGCCCACTGCCTTCAAACCTGTCATTCCCAAGAACCGCAACTCCATGCAGTACCTCTCCCCACGCCATGGTGCCACTATATCAGAAAGCCAAAACAATCTGAACTTAAGCCCCGCCCAAAAGGAGGTGTCACCCTCCTGCTTAGAGAAACGCAGCTCCTATGGCAGTAGTCGTACCGGTGGCGGCAGCAGCCAGTCCTGCGCGCTCTCTGACTCTGGCCGGAACTCTCTCGCCAGCCTGCCGCCTTACAGCAACACTGGCTACAGTCTGGTGTCCGGAGAGCCCTCTTGTGGTCACGTGGAGCCAGTGAAGAGTGCGCCACCGGTCAGCGGACATGGACACTCCAACTCAGACAGCGGGCGCTCTTCTTCTAGTAAGAGCACAGGCTCTGGGTCGATGGGTGGTAGGGGTCAGCACCACTCGGACACTGGGTCCAGTGGGCGCTCCCCCGCTGCTGAGGGCTATGAGGGGGTGGTGAGGGACCTGGAGGACAAGCTGAGGGAGCGAGAAACGGAGCTGCAGCAACTCAGAGACAACCTGGATGAGAATGAAGCTGCTATTTGTCAGGTTAGAAGAACTTACACATGTATGCCACTCATACTATTTTTTGTTTGCTGGAACTTCACAGCCATCATATATTTTTCTCATCAATTTGCTTTTTTGGCTTGAAGGTTTACGAGGAGAAGCAGAAGCGCTGTGAGCTGGAGCTGGAGGAGCTGAGGCAGAGCTGTGCCACCAGGATGCAGACGGCCTCACAGAAAGCCCAGCGTGCCCAGCAggtcctccagctgcaggtcggAAATTCTGACAGAAAATTAGATCCACGATCCGAACAcagattactgtattttccggagtatgtcATACCTGTCAGAAATGGCCCTTGAAAGCGGGGGAGAGACATATATCGCACCTTTGTTGTGCATCATCTGCTCTttactctttaatttgggatttttgtgtgttgttgtagtgtactttataTTATTagcgtattttatttttttaagtttattttgtttagtgctttgactcctgggaaagtcctgtataaataattattacaatcaTTACAAGCGATAATGaccaagtgttttttttgttttgttttttgagataCATACAGGTAAGTTGCACCTGAGTGTATGTCGTAggacaacatttaaaaaaatgacttgcattccagaaaatacggtacataaGTGCTGCCGATAAAGATGAAATTTGAAAGTGATATAAAACTCTAATCATTTAGTTCCCTCACACTGTGCTGTGTCATGACTCCAGGTTTATCAGCTCCAGCaagagaagaaaaagttgcaggagGACTTTGCTCAGCTGTTAAAGGAGAGGGAGCAGCTGGAGGAACGCTGCACCTCCTATGAGCACGAAAAGATTCAGCTGGGGCCTCGCCTGGAGGAGACTAAGTGGGAGGTGAGCAGCACAGATCTCCTCAAACATTCACAAAGTTTGCTCAGGTATGCAAAAAGAAGTACAAATATCCATATATGGGTACAGGCAATTGAGATTTATGGCTAAAAATTCATATATAATTTAATGTCGAACACCCAGAGCGAGctagattttcttttttctttagtaTTTCCTCACTCAGGCTCAACTTCAGACACAACTGATTCAGACTGAACCATTCAGGGGTTGTGATgtggtgggggaaaaaaaaaatccccaaactGTGTGGAACACACATTATTCCTTCTTAACTTCCTGTTGTACACATTATTTACAGTATAAAGGGGGAACAAGCCAGTAGAAGCGTGTATAGTATTCAGTACAGAGATGTACACTGTTACCTGTCTGTTACTGTTACCTGGACTTTAATTCACTTCTTAAATGGTCCATTTCTAGTTCACTTTAaacagcccccccccacacacacacaaaatgtatatattaGCATCACTCATCTTGCTTTAAACAGTAGATTTACTACCACGacttttattttagttttcattTGTACCTGCTGGTTACCAGGATCACTCAAAAGCATTCATTACTCAAGACCAAAATATGGCTgccgggtattgtgaagacttgtcCGTGCCTAGCGTAGGTCcaatcctgttactgccagagtcttcagattcacagggagaattcttgagacacagactcggacaagttcaaagatgactaaccttgacctattgtaaggggtcaaaaggtcacattctttctacgcaCTCTTTCCTTGATtccatgctcatacggctgagggtattttatcaatgcattatatttttaattctaGTGGAGATCCAGTTTATTTTCGTTGTTGTTCTTgaaggtactttttttttttttgtatcaactaagtttcattttcctccacaccccccccccctttttgttttttttttttggggttgaaATTTATGCTTCGAGGGTTTGGGCCTCGACTACAGAACTGCACAAGGTATGTTTTCTGCTGCTTGAAATAATCAGTCATGCTTTCAAGGAAAGCTCGTAAAGATCTAAAGCAGTTACACATTTTAACTTGGTGATTCTTGGTGTACTTTGACACAGGGGAGGAAAAACTAGTTTCCTGTCTCAGCTTCTACTGACAGTGAACATTCCAGCTACAGTCATTGACCAGTGTAGAAGTCATGTTCAGTTACTGGTTGGTGTCATTTGTTCACAGTCAGAAGATCTGTGGGGAAATAAATGTACATTGTTTTAATAAATAATTGGGGATCAACCCCACAGACCCTTAATTTGGTGGTTAATCTGGTCAGCTGAGCTTCAGTCTTACATGTGTTCACAGTTTAACTTTGT harbors:
- the LOC117530407 gene encoding leucine zipper putative tumor suppressor 2 homolog — encoded protein: MALVQALPIASDHQNPGLSGGARRRHPSTSPPPAGASSSALDPMGSVSSIIATRPGAYHEHRTGVEQGTKVRRHTPGASSLGRDSPQDSFPQSHTTPVKKQISTSYSRGLEKRCGNREYTYLNQDYIEDWPDNHATPTSPITDVNETRGGLGLNVNMDGPPPKLVPVSGKLEENMEKTVLRPTAFKPVIPKNRNSMQYLSPRHGATISESQNNLNLSPAQKEVSPSCLEKRSSYGSSRTGGGSSQSCALSDSGRNSLASLPPYSNTGYSLVSGEPSCGHVEPVKSAPPVSGHGHSNSDSGRSSSSKSTGSGSMGGRGQHHSDTGSSGRSPAAEGYEGVVRDLEDKLRERETELQQLRDNLDENEAAICQVYEEKQKRCELELEELRQSCATRMQTASQKAQRAQQVLQLQVYQLQQEKKKLQEDFAQLLKEREQLEERCTSYEHEKIQLGPRLEETKWEVCQKSGEISLLKQQLKEIQGELAQRVGEIVSLRGQLRETRGELTNTQVLLQEAHGMNRTRTLELEVCENELQRRKSEAELLREKVGRLEGELAHLRDMLTSQGPGVRQCQVFHEAEEHLLAYESDEAKAQRQSSSELLQNMKLQMDRLTTDLASERQRAKEQAGSFEEERRVWQEEKNKVISYQKQLQQNYVQMYRKNRELEQLLQELSQEEDEGSGNEINFDEIAATEI